From Toxorhynchites rutilus septentrionalis strain SRP chromosome 2, ASM2978413v1, whole genome shotgun sequence, a single genomic window includes:
- the LOC129769704 gene encoding uncharacterized protein LOC129769704, which yields MASRDSTSKKVNRPSVNIAINPGSANLPIGSAAGNTSGASNGPDNSIGEYVPVFFDEISQLMRGYGDCENPLRESVILVEKIVLHQLRGIMQEAIDHAMSRNNSPVLSRRDFEYIMRKNPMRVARFQKYFRDMAFVKKKMKDLYGERFSQLGDLGSNLDESDEDSDRDVAEKFDEEKIRRLFRADRISQILTGKQYEEFNLARRTSFMHRNTNIMKNRMRVWLNFPEDVNISQSCLLTLSYLAHETIAVLVDFCILTRLDSSNRGVDPYSRVTSTGTSHTMLHLCPEVTHGRGVDGVKPITPQEINEAMRRHRQMATQNLGHFRNNALNCKTPFLAM from the exons ATGGCATCTCGTGACAGCACTTCGAAAAAAGTCAACAGACCTTCGGTTAACATCGCAATCAACCCTGGCAGCGCTAATCTTCCAATCGGTTCCGCAGCCGGAAATACCAGCGGGGCCTCCAATGGGCCGGACAATTCCATCGGAGAATATGTGCCGgtatttttcgatgaaatatcACAACTCATGCGTGGCTACGGAGACTGCGAGAATCCGCTGCGGGAATCAGTCATATTGGTGGAGAAAATTGTGCTGCACCAGTTGAGGGGAATTATGCAGGAAGCGATTGATCACGCGATGTCACGGAACAATTCACCGGTTTTGTCGCGGAGGGATTTTGAGTATATTATGAGGAAGAATCCGATGCGGGTGGCTCGCTTCCAGAAGTACTTCCGGGATATGGCGTTTGTAAAGAAGAAAATGAAGGATCTGTATGGGGAGAGATTTTCGCAACTGGGAGATTTGGGTTCCAATTTGGACGAGTCGGACGAGGATTCGGATCGCGATGTGGCGGAGAAATTCGACGAGGAGAAAATTAGGAGACTTTTCCGGGCGGATCGGATATCACAAATTCTCACCGGGAAGCAGTACGAGGAGTTTAATTTGGCCAGACGGACGTCGTTTATGCATCGAAACACGAACATCATGAAGAATCGAATGCGGGTTTGGCTGAACTTTCCAGAGGATGTGAATATCTCGCAAAGTTGCTTGTTGACGCTGTCCTATTTGGCCCACGAAACGATTGCTGTGTTGGTGGATTTTTGTATCCTAACGAGACTGGACTCATCGAATCGAGGAGTGGATCCTTACAGTCGAGTGACTTCAACAG gtACTTCTCATACTATGCTACATCTGTGTCCGGAAGTGACCCATGGTCGGGGAGTGGATGGTGTGAAGCCAATCACACCACAGGAGATTAATGAAGCGATGAGACGACATCGACAAATGGCCACCCAAAACCTGGGCCATTTCAGGAACAATGCACTCAACTGCAAAACTCCCTTTTTGGCGATGTAA